In Kryptolebias marmoratus isolate JLee-2015 linkage group LG20, ASM164957v2, whole genome shotgun sequence, a genomic segment contains:
- the zmynd11 gene encoding zinc finger MYND domain-containing protein 11 isoform X5 — MHPKETARQLSLAVKDGLVVETLTVGCKGSKAGIEQEGYWLPGDEMEPKAEGSKDWEAESHDWYCFECHLPGDVLPCDNCFRVYHLKCLSEECKPKDGGSHWQCVVCRGSKKKNLNKQEMCKYLRFIVQRMKERAVDLNKKGKDTKHPMYRRLIHTAMDVTNIQENLSEGKYKNFEEFKADAQLIVHNVAILYGVHSDQAEIARLLFSDTCHELNELLLCKNCFYLSNARPDNWFCYPCSPSHDLVWAKMKGFGYWPAKVLQREDNQVDVRFFGHQHQRAWIPSDNIQDIKVSVQQLQVKRSNGWKKACEELEVYQRFLREGRFWKTKMEEIPLPHQQNQNQNQRQQQQQQEQEETRLERTDEAESSISSTSNEQVRHMKSSQEPKAKKSRRAQIVDLKEEASDPEPEMEAVSSSQEIPVSSAPQQPEKLSVSTQTKKASGGSPRMLHRGTQTNSDGSCQNMCHEKYTKVFNDVKEMMKADNKRETERVVREALEKLRAEMEEEKRQAVSKAVGGVQAEMERKCKQVKEKCKEELVEEVKKLVSQHKQLISQTKKKQWCYNCEEEAMYHCCWNTSYCSIKCQQEHWHADHKRTCRRKR, encoded by the exons ATGCACCCAAAGGAGACGGCCCGACAGCTGAGCCTGGCTGTGAAGGACGGCCTGGTGGTGGAGACCCTCACTGTCGGCTGCAAGGGCTCCAAGGCCGGCATCGAGCAGGAGGGCTACTGGCTGCCCGGAGATGAGATG GAGCCGAAAGCCGAGGGAAGCAAG GACTGGGAGGCGGAGAGCCACGACTGGTACTGCTTCGAGTGTCACCTCCCGGGCGACGTCCTCCCGTGTGACAACTGCTTCCGGGTTTACCATCTCAAATGTCTGTCGGAGGAGTGCAAACCCAAAGATGGAGGTTCCCACTGGCAGTGCGTCGTCTGCAGG GGGAGTAAAAAGAAGAACCTGAACAAACAGGAGATGTGTAAATATCTGCGCTTCATTGTGCAGCGTATGAAGGAGAGG GCAGTGGACCTGAACAAAAAGGGCAAAGACACTAAACATCCCATGTACAGACGACTGATCCACACCGCGATGGACGTCACCAACATCCAAGAG AACCTGTCTGAAGGAAAGTATAAAAACTTTGAGGAGTTCAAAGCAGATGCTCAGCTGATTGTTCACAACGTTGCCATCCTGTACGGAG TTCACAGTGACCAGGCAGAGATCGCACGGTTGCTCTTCAGTGACACATGCCACGAG ttGAACGAGCTGCTGTTGTGTAAGAACTGTTTCTACCTGTCCAACGCCCGACCGGACAACTGGTTCTGTTATCCCTGT AGCCCCAGTCACGACCTGGTCTGGGCCAAGATGAAGGGTTTCGGCTACTGGCCGGCCAAAGTCCTTCAGCGGGAGGACAACCAGGTGGACGTGCGCTTCTTTGGACACCAGCACCAGAG AGCTTGGATCCCCTCGGACAACATCCAGGACATCAAGGTGAGcgtccagcagctgcaggtgaaACGCAGCAACGGCTGGAAGAAGGCGTGCGAGGAGCTGGAGGTGTACCAGCGCTTCCTCAGGGAGGGGCGCTTctggaaaacaaagatggaggaaaTCCCTCTGCCgcaccaacagaaccagaaccagaaccagcggcagcagcagcagcagcaggagcaggaggagaccAGGCTGGAGCGGACGGATGAGGCCGAGTCCAGCATCTCGTCCACCAGCAACGAGCAGGTCCGCCAT aTGAAGAGCAGCCAGGAGCCCAAAGCAAAGAAAAGCCGTCGGGCTCAAATTGTCGACCTCAAAGAAGAAGCCAGT GACCCGGAGCCAGAGATGGAGGCGGTCAGCTCTAGCCAGGAGATCCCGGTGTCCTCGGCTCCCCAGCAGCCTGAGAAGCTGTCAGTGTCCACGCAGACCAAGAAGGCCAGCGGGGGGTCCCCGCGCATGCTGCACCGTGGCACCCAGACCAACAGCGACGGTTCCTGCCAGAACATGTGCCACGAGAAGTACACCAAGGTCTTCAACGACGTCAAGGAGATGATGAAGGCCGACAACAAGAGGGAGACGGAGAGAGTGGTCAGAGAAGCTCTGGAGAAG CTCCGggcagagatggaggaggagaaacggCAGGCGGTGAGTAAGGCAGTGGGCGGAGTTCAGGCGGAGATGGAGAGGAAGTGTAAGCAGGTGAAGGAGAAGTGTAAAGAGGAGCtggtggaggaggtgaagaaaCTGGTGtctcaacacaaacagctcatcTCCCAGACCAAGAAGAAGCAGTGG TGTTACAACTGTGAAGAGGAGGCCATGTACCACTGCTGCTGGAACACCTCGTACTGCTCCATCAAGTGTCAGCAGGAGCACTGGCACGCCGACCACAAACGAACCTGCCGCAGGAAGAGATGA